The window TTCATTGAAATAGAATACTAGGTAGTAAAGGTTGTGTTAAAGCTCAATGTTGATTTTTTGCACAATGTTGATTGGAGTGGAAGGCGCGAAGACTCCTGCGGGAGCAGCGGGACAGGTGAGACCCCACAGGCGCTTTAGCGCCGAGGAGGCTCACCGCCCGCCCCGCGGAAAGCGAGTGCCTGGAACGGAAATCAACATTCTAGTTTAACAGAGCCTAAAGAAAAAGGTAGGTGATTAAAATGGAAGAAGTCAAAATTCTTATTGTAGATGATGAAGATCGAATCAGAGAAATGATTAGGGAGTATACCAGCCCTGATGGATTCGAAATTGATGAGGCCTCCGATGGAATTGAAGCATTGGAAATGTTTAGCCAGAATCAATATTCCTTAATCATTCTTGATGTGATGATGCCCAAGATGGATGGGTGGGTTGTATGTCGGGAAATTAGAAAAACATCACAGGTTCCTATCATTATGCTGACGGCTAGGGGAGAAGAGTATGATAAACTCTTTGGTTTTGAGTTGGGTATTGACGATTATATTGTCAAACCTTTCAGTCCAAAAGAGCTTCTTGCCCGAATGAAAGCAATCATTCGTAGAAGTTCAGCAACAAATGAGAGTGAAACAAAATTTGAAACGGTTAGGGTTGAAGGCCTGGTCATTGAATATAAATCGAGGAATGTTTATGTTGATGGGAATGTTGTTAACCTCACTCCTAAGGA of the Bacillus sp. 1NLA3E genome contains:
- a CDS encoding response regulator transcription factor, with amino-acid sequence MEEVKILIVDDEDRIREMIREYTSPDGFEIDEASDGIEALEMFSQNQYSLIILDVMMPKMDGWVVCREIRKTSQVPIIMLTARGEEYDKLFGFELGIDDYIVKPFSPKELLARMKAIIRRSSATNESETKFETVRVEGLVIEYKSRNVYVDGNVVNLTPKEFELLSLFVQNPNRVFTREQLLNSIWGLDHKGDDRTVDTHIKTLRDSIREYRRFIVTVWGTGYKFDAGKSHK